The Vibrio sp. 16 genome segment GTTATCGCTTGTTTGTACTTGTTCCTTGCTGTGCTTGAAAGCTCAGGTTACATGTCTCGTGCTGCGTTTGTATTAGACAAAGTGATGCAAAAGATCGGCTTGCCGGGAAAAGCATTTGTTCCGCTTGTTCTTGGGTTTGGTTGTAATGTGCCATCAATAATGGCGACGCGTACATTGGATCAAGAGCGTGAACGTAAGTTAGCTGCCTCTATGGCGCCATTTATGTCATGTGGTGCGCGACTGCCTGTCTATGCATTGTTTGCAGCGGCCTTCTTTCCAGAAAGTGGCCAAAATGTGGTTTTCGCCTTGTATTTAATCGGTATTTTTGCCGCTGTGTTGACGGGATTCGTGCTCAAGCACACCATCTATCCCGGTTCTAGCGATAGTTTGGTTATGGAAATGCCAGACTATGAATTGCCGACCATGCGTAATGTGGTGATTAAGACTTGGCAAAAACTGAAGCGCTTTGTATTGGGTGCGGGAAAAACCATAGTGGTGGTAGTGACCATCCTTAGCTTCCTCAACTCTGTTGGTGCAGATGGAACGTTTGGCAACGAAGATAGCGATAACTCGGTGCTCTCCAAAGTATCCCAAGTCGTCACACCAGTCTTTGCCCCTATCGGTATCGAGAACGACAACTGGCCTGCAACGGTGGGTATTATTACAGGTATTTTTGCTAAAGAAGCGGTTGTCGGGACACTCAATAGTCTCTACGCGCCAGCGGAAGATGAAGCGGGTGAGTATGATTTATTCGCAAGTCTTGAAGAGGCCGTGATGTCAATTCCTGATAACCTTTCAGGCTTAAGTTACTCAGACCCGCTCGGTATTGAAGTGGGAGATTTGACAGACAGCCAAGCTGTTGCGCAAGAGCAGGAAGTTGATGCGTCTATCTTTGGTAATCTAAAGTCTCACTTTGCTTCTGGTCACGCTGCATTTGCCTATTTACTGTTTATCTTGCTCTACACTCCTTGTGTCGCGGCAATGGGGGCTTATGTGCGTGAATTTGGCAGCAAATACGCGAGATTTATTGCGGTTTGGACGATGGGACTGGCTTATGGAAGTGCCGCCCTATATTACCAAGTGACTCACTTTGCTGATCATCCAGTAACCAGCGCAGCTTGGATTGGTGGTGTGATGTTGACAAGTTTGATCGTTTTCAAGCTATTGAAAAGAGCTGGTCAGAAGGCGCAGCCAGAGCTTGAGGTGCAAGTCGCGTGATATTGTCTGAGTTAAAGTACTACATCGAGCGCAACGGCACTGCTTCTCAGCGTGAATTGGCGAAGCAGTTTGCGCTTAGCGAAGATGGGGTGGATGCCATGCTCTCCGTTTGGATCAGGAAAGGGGTGATATCACGCTTGGTTGATACCAATGCGGCGAATCATATCACTCGTGTGCGATATTCTATGGTTGCACGTAATGCTTTAGCCGTGACAGTGACAATGTAGTCAAGCCAATTAAATGGGCCGTTCTAGTAACAGAACGGCCTTTTTTATGCGCGAGTGAACAGCTTACTTAATGAAAGGACGTTGCCGATTCTTGTTTGGATCTCAGACTGCTCTTGCTCAGTCCTAAACTCTCCCTTGGTATTTCCCCATACCGGCCCTGGCCATGCAATATCGTCTTCAAATCGGGCGATGTGATGGATGTGGAGTTGAGGAACCATGTTACCAAGCGCGCCGAGGTTGAGTTTCTTTGGCTGGAAGGTCGCTTCTAGCGCTTGGCTTACCGCTTGAGATTCATGCAAAAATTGCTGTTGCTCTTGCATCGGTAAGTGATGCAGCTCTTTTAGATTGGCACGCTTAGGCACTAAGATGACCCAAGGCACGGCATTGTCTTTATGCAGCAGTGCAACACACAGCGGGAAGTGACCAATGATGGTGGTATCTTTTGCCAATTGAGGGTGCAGTTCAAAACTCATTATCGTTTTCCATTTTGAATTGAATGACGTCAGTATACGCCAGATAAAACAAAAGGTTGACGCTTTCACGCCAACCTTTCTGATTATCTAAATGCGAGATGCTTAATTACATGCGCTCTAGCGTTTCGATACCTAGCAGAGATAGACCTTGCTTGATTGTCTTCGCAGTCAGAGCTGCAAGCTTCAAGCGGCTCTGCTTCACTGACTCGTCTTCAGTGTTAAGGATTGGGCACGCTTCGTAGAAGCTAGAGAACTGACCAGCTAGTTCGAATAGGTAGCTACACATGATGTGTGGTTGACCTTCACGAGCAACAGATTGTACCGCTTCTTCAAACTGTAGCAGTTTAGCGATAAGCGCTTTTTCTTTCTCTTCAGTCACTTTGATTTCGCCTGCTAGATTATCCATAGAGATACCTGCTTTAGCGAAGATAGAAGAGACACGAGTGTAAGCGTACTGCATGTAAGGCGCCGTGTTGCCTTCAAACGCTAGCATGTTGTCCCAGTCAAACACGTAGTCTGTTGTACGGTGCTTAGACAGGTCAGCATACTTAACCGCTGCCATAGCAACAGTGTTAGCGATCTTAACTTTTTCTTCTGAATCAAGATCTGCGTTCTTAGATTCGATCAGCTTGATTGCGCGCTCTTCTGCTTCATCGAGTAGATCAGCAAGACGAACCGTACCACCTGCACGAGTCTTAAAAGGACGACCATCTTTACCTAGCATCATGCCGAACGCGTGGTGCTCTAGTGATACCTCTTCTGGCACATAACCCGCTTTACGAACGATAGTCCAAGCTTGCATTAGGTGCTGATGTTGACGTGAGTCGATGAAGTAAAGTACGCGGTTTGCGCCTAGTGTTTCGTAACGGTACTTAGCACAAGCAATATCCGTCGTGGTATATAGGAAGCCACCATCACGTTTTTGGATGATAACACCCATCGCTTCGCCATCTTTGTTCTTGTACTCTTCTAGGAAAACAACTTGAGCGCCATCATC includes the following:
- the feoB gene encoding Fe(2+) transporter permease subunit FeoB; translation: MDYQILTVGNPNSGKTTLFNGLTGAKQQVGNWAGVTVEKKTGKFFHSGDQFSLTDLPGIYALDSGNDSNSIDESIASRAVLTHPADLIINVVDATCLERSLYMTLQLRELGRPMIVVLNKMDALKRERQTIDIKALENMLGCPVFAISANSRSQVLTLKDRLHKAIVQGVALDELRLDYGFEFESAIKELEPVFAENRDVAARAMAIRALENDRLVLNALSQQDRERVISTQSQVSIDIDLLVADTKYTFLHDQCKKVRRSEGKLSHSFTEKVDSIILNKWIGVPFFFVVMYLMFMFSINIGGAFIDFFDIGVGALLVDGGHYLLDSHLPVWLVTLIADGLGGGIQTVATFIPVIACLYLFLAVLESSGYMSRAAFVLDKVMQKIGLPGKAFVPLVLGFGCNVPSIMATRTLDQERERKLAASMAPFMSCGARLPVYALFAAAFFPESGQNVVFALYLIGIFAAVLTGFVLKHTIYPGSSDSLVMEMPDYELPTMRNVVIKTWQKLKRFVLGAGKTIVVVVTILSFLNSVGADGTFGNEDSDNSVLSKVSQVVTPVFAPIGIENDNWPATVGIITGIFAKEAVVGTLNSLYAPAEDEAGEYDLFASLEEAVMSIPDNLSGLSYSDPLGIEVGDLTDSQAVAQEQEVDASIFGNLKSHFASGHAAFAYLLFILLYTPCVAAMGAYVREFGSKYARFIAVWTMGLAYGSAALYYQVTHFADHPVTSAAWIGGVMLTSLIVFKLLKRAGQKAQPELEVQVA
- a CDS encoding FeoC-like transcriptional regulator; this translates as MILSELKYYIERNGTASQRELAKQFALSEDGVDAMLSVWIRKGVISRLVDTNAANHITRVRYSMVARNALAVTVTM
- a CDS encoding HIT family protein: MSFELHPQLAKDTTIIGHFPLCVALLHKDNAVPWVILVPKRANLKELHHLPMQEQQQFLHESQAVSQALEATFQPKKLNLGALGNMVPQLHIHHIARFEDDIAWPGPVWGNTKGEFRTEQEQSEIQTRIGNVLSLSKLFTRA
- the argS gene encoding arginine--tRNA ligase, producing MNIQALINDKVSQALEAAGAPAGSPAAVRQSAKPQFGDYQANGVMGVAKKLGTNPREFAQKVLDVLDLDGIASKTEIAGPGFINIFLSEEFLAKQAESALADARLGVAKEEQQTIVADYSAPNVAKEMHVGHLRSTIIGDAVVRTLEFLGHKVIRANHIGDWGTQFGMLIANLERVQKESGEVSMELSDLEAFYRESKKLYDEDEEFALRARNYVVKLQSGDEYCAEMWKKLVDVTMVQNQRNYDRLNVSLTRDDVMGESMYNDMLPGIVADLKERGIAQEDDGAQVVFLEEYKNKDGEAMGVIIQKRDGGFLYTTTDIACAKYRYETLGANRVLYFIDSRQHQHLMQAWTIVRKAGYVPEEVSLEHHAFGMMLGKDGRPFKTRAGGTVRLADLLDEAEERAIKLIESKNADLDSEEKVKIANTVAMAAVKYADLSKHRTTDYVFDWDNMLAFEGNTAPYMQYAYTRVSSIFAKAGISMDNLAGEIKVTEEKEKALIAKLLQFEEAVQSVAREGQPHIMCSYLFELAGQFSSFYEACPILNTEDESVKQSRLKLAALTAKTIKQGLSLLGIETLERM